TTTTCCAGCGGAAGAACATAATAATGGCACGCGTCCATTCGTCGATAGCAATCGCTAACCAAATACCAACGAGTCCCATATCTAAATGGAAGGCGAAAAAGTAACCGAGTGGTAAACTCATTAACACCATAGAGAATGCGCCGATTAAAACAGGGTATTTTGCATCACCAGCTGCACGAAGTGAATTAATGATGACGATGTTCATCGTGCGTCCCGTTTCAAGTAGTACACTTAGTAAAAGAACGCTTGCACCTAATTTAATAATGTGTGGATTATCTGTAAACAGTCCCATTAATTGTGTGCGGAATGTAATAACGAGAACAACCATACATAAAGTTACGCCAATTGCCCATTTTACACTTTTCCATACACGTTCATATGCTTCATCTTTTTCGCCGCCGCCAACAAGGCGCCCGATAATAATTGCTGTTCCCATACCAATCGCAATGGCAAATAAATAAGTGAACATGGAAATGTTAGTAGCGTATTGCCTTGCTGCCAATGATTCCGTACCTAAGTATGTTGCGTAATATAAGAAGACAATTTGACAAGCTTGATACATGACTTGTTCGAATGCAGATGGAATGCCGATCTTTAATATTTTGCCAACGTATTCTTTTGATAAAGTGAAGTAATATTGTAATTTCACACGGTATTCCATAACGCGGTATAGTAACCAGAAGAACACAATAAGTGCCAGTAGTCGACTGACAGCGGAAGAAATCGCGGCCCCTTGCACACCGAGTTCAGGGAAACCGAATTTCCCGAAAATAAGTACGTAGTTTCCGGCGATATGAATAATATTCATTCCGAGCGAAACAAACATTGCTTGCTTTGTAAAGCCGTGAACGCGGATAATTGCGGCTAACGAGTTAATAATAGCTTGAAGGAAAATAGCCCCTCCGACGATGGATAAATAGCTTTGTGCATACATTAGTACATCGCCTTGTAAATTCATTGCCATCATCATATGTTTTGAA
This genomic interval from Bacillus cereus contains the following:
- a CDS encoding MATE family efflux transporter: MLRYTLLKIDIGKEGTDMTAIHSKSGPTEKLSLFLLTWPIFLEVFLFMLMGIADTFMLSALSDDAVSGVGAANQYLHIAILVLEVIGNGAAIVVSQYLGSKRFMEASKISALAVTLNLVVGLVISAGFLLFSKHMMMAMNLQGDVLMYAQSYLSIVGGAIFLQAIINSLAAIIRVHGFTKQAMFVSLGMNIIHIAGNYVLIFGKFGFPELGVQGAAISSAVSRLLALIVFFWLLYRVMEYRVKLQYYFTLSKEYVGKILKIGIPSAFEQVMYQACQIVFLYYATYLGTESLAARQYATNISMFTYLFAIAIGMGTAIIIGRLVGGGEKDEAYERVWKSVKWAIGVTLCMVVLVITFRTQLMGLFTDNPHIIKLGASVLLLSVLLETGRTMNIVIINSLRAAGDAKYPVLIGAFSMVLMSLPLGYFFAFHLDMGLVGIWLAIAIDEWTRAIIMFFRWKSRAWERYALVKPNEQEESVSVQAQ